The Bacillus sp. (in: firmicutes) genome window below encodes:
- a CDS encoding DUF817 domain-containing protein has translation MRALKQLVRFGWEQALSCLFPVVIFASLAFTKIVPLPFLPRYDWLLIICLLMQWWMVRSGLETRDELKVITLFHLIGLALEIFKVHMGSWSYPEEGYFKIFGVPLYSGFMYASVASYLCQAWRRLKVELVNWPPFLVVVPLAAAIYLNFFTHHYWIDVRWWLSGIVIIVFWQSWVTYEVDGTRYRMPLALSFVLIGFFIWIAENIATFFGAWEYPNQTDAWSLVHFGKVSSWLLLVIVSFLIVATLKQVKGKIQLGETSTSQFL, from the coding sequence ATGAGAGCACTAAAACAACTCGTTCGTTTTGGTTGGGAGCAGGCCCTATCATGTTTGTTTCCTGTCGTTATTTTTGCCTCTTTGGCTTTTACAAAAATCGTGCCACTTCCCTTCCTACCACGGTATGACTGGCTGCTCATCATCTGTCTTCTGATGCAGTGGTGGATGGTGCGTTCTGGGCTTGAAACACGGGATGAACTAAAGGTTATCACATTGTTCCACCTTATTGGACTTGCTCTTGAAATTTTCAAGGTACATATGGGCTCCTGGTCTTATCCAGAGGAAGGATATTTCAAAATTTTTGGAGTGCCTTTGTATAGTGGATTTATGTACGCAAGTGTAGCGAGTTATCTTTGCCAGGCATGGAGGAGGCTTAAGGTTGAACTGGTTAATTGGCCACCGTTTTTGGTAGTTGTACCTCTTGCAGCTGCGATTTATTTGAATTTTTTCACCCACCATTATTGGATTGACGTTCGTTGGTGGTTATCTGGAATTGTAATTATCGTCTTTTGGCAATCGTGGGTCACATACGAGGTTGATGGAACTCGTTACCGTATGCCACTCGCACTTTCTTTTGTGCTCATCGGATTTTTTATATGGATAGCCGAAAATATCGCAACGTTCTTTGGAGCTTGGGAATATCCAAACCAAACCGATGCATGGAGTCTTGTTCATTTTGGAAAGGTGAGTTCATGGCTCTTATTAGTGATTGTTAGCTTTCTTATAGTAGCGACGTTAAAGCAGGTTAAGGGAAAAATTCAACTAGGAGAAACTAGTACTAGTCAATTTTTATAA
- a CDS encoding sodium-dependent bicarbonate transport family permease, translating to MSEIIIQNLLSPVVLFFVLGIMASLFKSNLKFPDGLSEGLSIYLLIAIGLKGGIELSHYSIESVIGPIFGTLFLGVIIPLITLIILRLMKMDLKNSIGLAATYGSISIVTYGAAITFLEKSGTTYEGFMNALVVLMESPAILVSLLLLNIIEKNRDIPEISYQSMKFIPASAKLIDKEVIKESIFGKSILLLLGSLLIGLVLGERAVPTVKPLFIDLYNSVLILFLLNMGLIAGKRLPEVKKHGFKLLLFGLGAPLLFGSLGVFVGSLAHLSLGGSTLMGVLAGSASYIAAPAALKTSVPEANPSIYLGLSLGVTFPFNLVIGIPVYYEIAQWIVF from the coding sequence ATGTCAGAAATTATCATACAAAATTTATTATCACCAGTCGTGTTGTTTTTCGTATTAGGAATTATGGCTTCCTTATTTAAATCAAATTTAAAATTTCCAGACGGATTAAGTGAAGGACTAAGTATTTATCTGTTAATTGCTATTGGACTCAAAGGGGGAATTGAACTTTCCCATTATTCCATTGAATCTGTTATTGGCCCCATTTTTGGTACATTATTTTTAGGAGTCATCATTCCTTTGATAACACTCATTATTTTACGATTAATGAAGATGGATCTAAAAAATTCTATTGGTCTAGCTGCAACTTATGGATCGATCAGTATTGTTACCTACGGAGCTGCCATCACGTTTCTTGAGAAAAGTGGAACAACTTATGAAGGATTTATGAATGCTTTAGTCGTGCTAATGGAAAGTCCTGCAATCTTAGTTTCATTACTGTTATTAAATATCATAGAAAAAAACAGGGATATACCAGAAATATCCTATCAAAGCATGAAGTTTATTCCAGCATCAGCAAAGCTAATTGATAAAGAAGTCATTAAAGAAAGTATATTTGGAAAAAGTATATTGCTGCTGTTAGGAAGTTTATTAATAGGATTGGTCCTTGGAGAACGTGCTGTACCAACGGTTAAACCATTATTTATAGACTTATATAATAGTGTGTTAATTCTTTTCTTATTGAACATGGGATTGATTGCAGGTAAGCGTCTGCCAGAAGTGAAAAAACACGGTTTCAAATTACTGTTGTTTGGATTAGGTGCTCCGCTTCTTTTTGGAAGTTTAGGCGTTTTCGTAGGGAGTCTTGCCCATCTATCTTTAGGCGGAAGTACATTAATGGGGGTTCTAGCAGGAAGTGCTTCTTATATTGCTGCACCAGCGGCATTAAAAACTTCTGTCCCAGAAGCAAATCCTTCGATTTATTTAGGATTATCATTAGGAGTTACTTTCCCGTTTAACCTTGTTATCGGA
- a CDS encoding RNA polymerase sigma factor, translating into MNKDRKRLVMEWYETYYDDIYRFILFMLGDKQCCEDFVHDTFVRAYTAYDRFDQRSNVKTWLFSIAKHLVLDEIRKRKRRRLFSMNLMERDIPSSFNVEQMIEHKEAVTQLLTAIQQLKPNYRIVILLKKVEECSTKEIAQILDWSEAKVRKTLSRAMKLLRKINGLEGGGHVEQTF; encoded by the coding sequence TTGAACAAAGACAGGAAACGTCTCGTGATGGAGTGGTACGAAACGTACTACGATGACATTTATCGGTTTATTTTATTTATGTTGGGAGACAAACAATGCTGTGAAGATTTTGTTCATGACACGTTTGTTCGGGCATATACGGCCTATGATCGATTTGATCAACGCTCAAACGTAAAAACGTGGTTGTTCAGTATTGCCAAGCATTTGGTTCTAGATGAAATACGTAAAAGAAAGCGGAGAAGGTTATTTTCAATGAATTTGATGGAGAGGGACATTCCATCTTCCTTCAATGTAGAACAAATGATCGAACATAAAGAAGCAGTAACACAACTATTGACAGCTATCCAACAACTAAAACCTAATTACCGAATAGTGATTCTTTTGAAGAAGGTGGAGGAATGTTCGACAAAAGAAATTGCTCAGATTCTTGACTGGTCCGAGGCAAAAGTTCGTAAAACGTTATCTAGAGCGATGAAATTACTTAGAAAAATAAACGGGTTAGAAGGTGGTGGGCATGTTGAGCAAACATTTTGA
- a CDS encoding DUF2975 domain-containing protein, whose amino-acid sequence MKQRSTLFLKIAVFIIGTPVLTLCIFGLPWLANNPVNPDYAHILYPILIIMYVSVIPFFVALYQAFKLLSYIDKNKAFSEISVKALNKIKYCAITISGLYVVGMPFFYILAELDDAPGIILIGLVVIFASMVIAVFAAVLQRLLQEAINIKSENDLTI is encoded by the coding sequence ATGAAACAAAGATCAACATTGTTTTTAAAAATCGCTGTTTTTATTATCGGAACTCCAGTTCTTACTTTATGTATATTTGGATTACCTTGGTTAGCTAATAATCCAGTAAATCCAGATTATGCCCATATACTATATCCCATTTTAATCATTATGTATGTATCAGTGATACCGTTTTTCGTTGCATTGTATCAGGCTTTTAAACTTTTAAGTTATATTGACAAGAACAAAGCGTTCTCGGAAATATCTGTAAAAGCTTTAAACAAAATAAAATATTGTGCAATCACAATCAGTGGCTTATATGTGGTTGGTATGCCATTCTTCTACATCTTGGCGGAGTTAGACGATGCCCCAGGTATCATATTAATCGGATTGGTCGTTATTTTTGCTTCAATGGTGATTGCAGTCTTTGCTGCTGTTCTCCAAAGGCTTTTACAAGAAGCCATCAATATAAAATCGGAAAATGATTTAACGATCTGA
- a CDS encoding S8 family peptidase, whose product MYLSKIKLIPYKLEEVRKDTKEIPPGVELIQAPAFWKKGYYGDHIVVAVIDTGCQTGHPDLQERIIGGYNFTEDYGGDPNVFLDNNGHGTHVCGTIAATENDQGVVGVAPKAKLLVLKVLNGNGEGTVESVTKAIQYATKWRGKNGEKVRVISMSLGGPEDNPELHKAIQEAVKQNIVVVCAAGNEGDGDGTTNEYSYPGAYSEVVEVGSVDLNKRLSRFSNTNDEIDLLAPGEKILSTYPTNQFAVLTGTSMATPHVSGAVALLIQQFEAENKRTPTEPEVYELLIQHTVSLGYSKKEQGNGLLQLQAEVKECEKSSPNL is encoded by the coding sequence ATGTACTTGTCAAAAATTAAATTAATCCCGTACAAGTTAGAAGAAGTCAGGAAGGATACAAAAGAGATACCTCCGGGAGTTGAACTGATACAAGCACCAGCTTTTTGGAAAAAAGGGTACTATGGGGATCATATAGTGGTTGCTGTAATTGATACAGGTTGTCAGACAGGTCATCCTGATTTACAAGAGCGTATTATTGGTGGTTATAACTTTACTGAGGATTACGGAGGAGATCCTAACGTATTTCTCGATAACAATGGTCACGGGACACATGTTTGTGGCACAATTGCTGCTACAGAAAATGACCAAGGAGTTGTAGGGGTAGCCCCAAAGGCAAAACTGCTTGTTTTGAAGGTGTTAAATGGAAATGGAGAAGGTACAGTAGAATCCGTTACAAAAGCCATTCAATATGCTACCAAATGGAGAGGGAAAAATGGAGAAAAGGTACGAGTTATATCCATGTCATTAGGAGGACCAGAAGATAATCCAGAGCTCCATAAAGCAATCCAAGAGGCTGTTAAACAAAATATAGTAGTAGTATGTGCGGCAGGTAATGAAGGAGATGGCGATGGAACAACAAATGAGTATAGCTATCCTGGTGCTTATTCAGAAGTTGTAGAAGTAGGATCTGTTGACCTAAACAAACGTTTATCACGTTTTAGTAATACGAATGATGAAATCGACTTATTGGCTCCAGGTGAAAAAATCCTTTCTACCTATCCAACGAATCAGTTTGCAGTATTGACAGGTACTTCGATGGCGACACCTCATGTATCTGGAGCAGTAGCTCTTTTAATCCAGCAGTTCGAGGCAGAGAACAAACGGACCCCTACCGAACCAGAAGTATATGAATTGTTAATTCAACATACAGTTTCCTTAGGATACAGTAAGAAGGAACAAGGGAATGGATTGTTACAGCTTCAAGCAGAAGTAAAGGAATGTGAGAAATCTTCCCCGAATCTATGA
- a CDS encoding helix-turn-helix transcriptional regulator, with amino-acid sequence MAIIINIDVMLAKRKMSLTELSERVGITMANLSILKNGKAKAIRLSTLEAICKALECQPGDILEYRSDEDTQD; translated from the coding sequence ATGGCAATTATCATCAATATTGATGTGATGCTGGCTAAAAGGAAAATGAGCCTTACAGAACTTTCGGAGAGAGTTGGAATCACGATGGCTAATCTTTCTATATTGAAAAATGGAAAGGCAAAAGCGATTCGTTTATCAACTTTAGAGGCGATTTGTAAGGCTTTAGAATGTCAGCCTGGAGATATCTTAGAATACCGAAGTGATGAAGACACCCAAGATTAA
- a CDS encoding DUF2294 domain-containing protein, producing the protein MNKSKGFIEAEISKAITQWEKEFLGRGSLSVKTDILRDMIIVNLQGILTPAEYSVCETKEGMLSIKRIRSDLVESGIEDLKEIILTITGEEVKSFFTDISTRTGERVMVFKLFNNLEKKF; encoded by the coding sequence ATGAACAAATCAAAAGGCTTTATTGAAGCAGAAATAAGTAAAGCAATCACTCAATGGGAAAAAGAATTCCTCGGACGAGGTTCATTATCAGTTAAGACAGATATTTTACGAGATATGATCATTGTGAATTTACAAGGTATTTTAACACCTGCTGAATATTCAGTTTGTGAAACAAAAGAAGGAATGTTATCTATAAAGAGGATTCGTTCTGATTTAGTTGAATCAGGGATAGAGGATTTAAAGGAAATTATTCTCACGATTACTGGAGAAGAAGTAAAAAGTTTTTTCACCGATATCAGCACTCGTACAGGAGAACGAGTAATGGTATTTAAATTATTTAATAATCTTGAGAAAAAATTTTAA